A genomic stretch from Coregonus clupeaformis isolate EN_2021a chromosome 23, ASM2061545v1, whole genome shotgun sequence includes:
- the LOC121536913 gene encoding syntaxin-19-like: MKDRLGELRQRAQGFLDASSEADETSFPEEDADPDAPLGVRVATPQEAVVFEEEPVLDNFLSEAQHIRGDITELETEVKKFSQQQRTLVATMRRFSVMKKDSGVTRDIKQQAESIHRRLDALSKKAQSLEDLQGPATAATRIQRSQHAALLRQFQQVMRLYNDSILSKQERCKNFIIRQLEVSGRDVTEEGVDEMVATGKWEVFNQNLLNDERITRSQLSEIEQRHKELLNLESNMKELRDLFMDIFMLVEEQGSYIDNIQTSVEKTQDYVTVTNEKFKMAAKYKKKNPLRRLCCCCCPWRCCT, encoded by the exons ATGAAGGACCGCCTGGGGGAGCTGCGTCAGAGGGCCCAGGGTTTTCTGGATGCGAGCAGCGAGGCAGATGAGACCTCATTCCCTGAGGAAGATGCTGACCCAGATGCCCCGTTGGGGGTTAGGGTCGCCACCCCGCAGGAGGCTGTGGTGTTCGAGGAAGAACCGGTCCTGGACAACTTCCTGTCCGAGGCTCAGCATATCCGCGGTGACATCACTGAGCTGGAAACGGAG GTGAAGAAGTTTAGCCAGCAACAAAGAACCCTGGTGGCGACCATGCGTCGTTTCAGTGTGATGAAGAAGGACAGTGGTGTGACGAGGGACATCAAGCAGCAAGCAGAGAGCATCCATAGACGGCTGGACGCCCTCTCCAAGAAGGCACAGAGTTTAGAAGACCTGCAGGGACCGGCTACAGCTGCTACACGCATTCAACGCTCCCAACACGCAGCGCTACTAAGACAATTCCAACAG GTGATGCGTTTGTATAACGACTCCATCCTCAGTAAACAGGAGCGTTGTAAAAACTTCATCATCCGCCAGCTGGAGGTGTCTGGTCGCGACGTCACCGAGGAGGGAGTAGATGAAATGGTTGCCACAGGGAAGTGGGAGGTGTTTAACCAGAACCTCCTCAACGACGAACGAATCACACGCTCTCAGCTGTCCGAGATCGAGCAGAGACACAAG GAGCTACTGAATCTGGAGAGTAACATGAAGGAGCTGAGAGATCTGTTCATGGATATCTTTATGTTGGTGGAGGAGCAAGGAAGCTACATAGACAACATTCAGACCAGCGTAGAGAAGACACAGGACTACGTCACCGTCACTAACGAGAAGTTTAAAATGGCCGCCAAGTACAAGAAGAAGAACCCTCTAAGGAGGCTGTGCTGCTGTTGCTGCCCCTGGAGGTGCTGCACATAG